A region of Lycium barbarum isolate Lr01 chromosome 1, ASM1917538v2, whole genome shotgun sequence DNA encodes the following proteins:
- the LOC132617572 gene encoding uncharacterized protein LOC132617572 yields MESLDISNVVSPHLSDLLDDEDQELEEIRRERDAKEWMALCHITGKYILMYCEKYLCKEPCRTSMRSGNEFIQEILRGNETRCYENFRLKKAVFIDLSNDLTDKYGLKPTRGMSMPEMLGIFLMTCAHGVGNRMIQDIFQHSGETNHRHFHSALKAVCKLARDIIQPHPNYNDGCDAQKPCKQRYLPFFKDCIGAIDGTHVKARLPQGQEIPYIGRKGYLTQNILAIVDFNMCFTFAWAGWEGAAHDSRIFAEALRREELNFSHPHGNKYYLVDAGYSHMKGYMAPYKGNNVRYHLVEFRRGATRQLREPRGRIEKFNYLHSSCRNVVERTFGVWKARWSILRDMPYYHIDTQRDIVLATMAIHNYIRKKCNVDDAFQTAENESYIPSVDSNDIGITSRANNVDVEDVGEQNDVYWMGFRDMIASDISNA; encoded by the exons ATGGAGAGTTTGGATATTAGCAATGTGGTATCTCCtcatttaagtgatttgttagatGACGAAGATCAAGAACTAGAAGAGATTCGGAGAGAGCGAGATGCGAAGGAGTGGATGGCTTTATGTCATATAACAGGTAAATACATTTTGATGTATTGTGAAAAATACCTATGCAAAGAACCTTGTCGTACATCAATGCGCTCTGGAAATGAGTTTATTCAAGAGATATTACGAGGAAATGAGACTCGTTGTTATGAAAATTTCCGACTGAAGAAGGCGGTGTTCATTGATCTATCCAATGACCTAACTGATAAATATGGGCTTAAACCCACTCGTGGAATGTCTATGCCTGAAATGTTAGGCATATTCTTGATGACTTGTGCACATGGAGTTGGAAATCGAATGATACAAGATATCTTTCAACATTCTGGAGAGACAAATCATAGACACTTTCATAGTGCTTTAAAGGCCGTTTGTAAGCTTGCAAGAGATATCATTCAACCACATCCAAATTATAATGATGGTTGCGATGCTCAAAAGCCATGTAAACAAAGATATCTCCCTTTCTTTAAA GACTGTATTGGAGCAATTGATGGCACACATGTTAAAGCTAGATTACCGCAAGGTCAAGAGATACCATATATTGGACGTAAAGGTTATCTGACTCAAAATATTCTCGCCATTGTTGATTTTAATATGTGTTTTACATTTGCATGGGCTGGGTGGGAAGGAGCAGCTCACGATAGTCGTATATTTGCTGAGGCCCTTCGTAGAGAAGAGCTCAACTTTTCACATCCACACGGAAACAAATATTATCTAGTTGATGCAGGATATTCACACATGAAAGGATACATGGCTCCATACAAAGGAAATAATGTAAGATATCACCTAGTTGAATTTCGCCGCGGTGCAACTCGACAATTGCGAGAGCCAAGAGGACGCATTGAGAAATTTAACTATTTACATTCTTCTTGTAGAAATGTAGTAGAGCGCACATTTGGAGTTTGGAAAGCAAGATGGTCTATTTTGAGAGACATGCCATACTATCACATTGACACACAAAGGGACATCGTACTTGCTACTATGGCCATTCACAATTATATTAGAAAGAAATGCAACGTGGATGATGCATTCCAAACAGCCGAGAATGAGAGCTATATTCCATCGGTTGATTCTAATGATATTGGCATAACTTCAAGAGCTAACAATGTAGATGTCGAAGATGTAGGAGAACAAAATGATGTCTATTGGATGGGGTTTCGTGATATGATTGCTAGTGACATTTCTAATGCTTGA